A section of the Bactrocera dorsalis isolate Fly_Bdor unplaced genomic scaffold, ASM2337382v1 BdCtg031, whole genome shotgun sequence genome encodes:
- the LOC105232323 gene encoding protein spitz, whose product MSLLKRKCTLLFSVCSLTLVLACLLKQPTTANACSSRSIPKPRTLSSAASSLSPQQSTTSATTTTTTTTTTEPTTTTTTTPRPNITFPTYKCPVNYDAWYCLNDATCFSVKLGDSVMYNCECANGFMGPRCEYKEYDASFLPKRPRPMLEEASIASGAICALLFVLFICLTLYLRYEQRAKVFAEDYEITDAMEEEDDECENSYFSTKTCRYCNEPQCCGAKAGVVGDVGDSGMRGRVYGAAEGGVGAPSLRRYIEAISMSFAIRRTTKM is encoded by the coding sequence ATGTCTTTGCTCAAGCGCAAATGCACGCTACTCTTTAGCGTCTGCTCGTTGACTCTAGTGCTCGCTTGCCTTTTGAAGCAGCCGACTACGGCTAATGCATGCTCTAGTCGTTCCATACCCAAGCCACGCACGCTCTCCTCGGCCGCCTCATCGCTTTCGCCACAACAGTCGACAACATCCGCTACGACAACTactaccaccaccaccaccacggAGCCGACTACCACTACCACAACGACACCCAGACCCAACATCACCTTCCCAACCTACAAATGTCCGGTGAACTACGATGCTTGGTATTGCTTGAATGATGCAACCTGCTTCTCGGTTAAGCTAGGCGACTCGGTTATGTATAATTGCGAGTGCGCAAATGGCTTTATGGGGCCGCGCTGCGAGTACAAGGAGTACGATGCATCCTTCTTGCCGAAACGACCACGTCCAATGCTGGAAGAGGCGAGTATTGCAAGCGGCGCCATTTGTGCCCTACTCTTTGTGCTCTTCATCTGCTTGACCTTATACCTACGTTATGAGCAGCGCGCTAAGGTTTTTGCTGAGGATTATGAGATCACCGACGCTATGGAAGAGGAGGATGACGAGTGTGAAAACAGCTATTTTTCAACGAAGACATGTCGCTATTGCAATGAGCCGCAATGTTGCGGTGCAAAGGCTGGGGTTGTTGGTGATGTTGGCGATAGCGGCATGCGTGGTCGTGTCTACGGCGCGGCCGAGGGCGGCGTTGGTGCACCATCGCTGCGTCGTTACATTGAAGCGATTTCCATGTCATTTGCTATCAGACGCACCACCAAAATGTAA